GGTGGCGGATGAAATCGGGGGTGGAGAGCAATTCGCGCAGCAGCACCATCTCGCGCTTGGCGTTGGGAAGCTCGATGCCGATGACGCTGCGTCCGGGAACCACGGCGATGCGCACCGAGATCGCGCTCATCGAGCGGGCGATGTCATCGGCCAGACCGACAACGCGCGAGGTTTTGGTGCCCGGCGCCGGATCAAGCTCATACAGCGTCACCACCGGTCCGGGGCGAACCTTGACGATTTGGCCGCGCACGCCAAAATCGCTCAACACCCCTTCCAGCATGCGGGCGTTTTCCGCCAGGGCGTCCTCATCGACGCGCAGCGGCCGGCTGGTCTCGGCGCTGGCCAGAAGGTCAAGGGCGGGCAGGGCGAAGGGCGGGGCGTCGATGCTTGCGCCCATCGGCCGGCCGCGCTCGGGCGTTCCCGGACGCGACGGCGCCGGGCGCGACGGCGGTTCGGCCAAGGCGACGGCCGGGGCGGTGTCGATGGTCAAGGGGCGCGAGGCCGGTGCCGCCGCCAGCGGGGCGTCCCCGCTCCGCCGATCGCCTTCGCCGCCAAAGCTGGGGGCGAGGCGTCCGTCCTCGGGGCGGCCGGCGGTGACCGCCGCCGTGGCGCGGTCCGGGGCCTCGCCCATGCGCGGCTCGCGCCGGCCGGCCTGCGCTTCGGCCTTGGCGGGCTTGGCGCCCTCGGCGGGCGATTTCCGCGCGCCCGGCCGTTTGCCCTGCCCCGCTGCTGCTGCGGCTGCGCGGGCCTTGGCCGAAGCGGCGGGTGCCGCCGCGGTGCCGGCCTCTCCGCTTGTCCGCAGTAAAATACCGGCGGTGGCGGCGTAATCGCGCCAGCGGATGGCGGTGACCCACTGGAAGCACAAAAAGGCCAGCAAGCCGGCCAGCCCGCCGATCAGCCAGCCGAGGTCGATCTCGATGCCGATCACGGCCAAGCCGATCGAAACGCGCTCGCGCAACAGATAACCGGCGAAGCCGCCCAGACCGGCGGTCACCGGCCATTCGCTGGGCGGCGTGATTGGATCGATGGCCACGGCGACCAGCAGCGTGCCCAGGATCAGGCCCAGGGTGCGGGCCCAGGCCCCGGGCAAGGTTTGGCCGGCCAGCAGCCGCAGGCCCCAAAGAATAACCGCGAGCAGCGGCGCGATCACCGCCAGTCCGCCCCATTGCAGCGCCAGATCGGCGACCACGGCGCCGCCCGCGCCCAGGGCATTGCCCACCGGGGCGCCGCTCGCCGTGTTGAACGAGGCGTCGGACGGGCTATAGGTGATCAGCGCGGCGGCAAGGGCGGTGCAGGCCAGCACCACCAGCGCGCCGCCGACCCGCAGCAGGGCCGAGCGAAGGGCGATGATGGCGGCCGGGGGCAGCAGTCGCGAACGGGCGGTACGATCGGCCATGAAGGCTCCGCGAAGGGTTGGGATCAGTGGGGGCTTGCCGCGACCAGCCGGTCCAGGGCCCGGGCGACCACCGGGCCGTCATGGACCAGGGCCAGCCGCAGCCGGTTGCGGGCGGGATTGTCGCCGGCATCGGGATTGGCGGTCATATAGGCGCCGGGCAGCACCTTCAGTCCATGGTCACGCCACAGCCGCAGCGTCGCCTGCTCGCCGGTCTCGCCCCACGGCGTGGTGTCCAGCCACAGGAAGAACCCGCCGGGCGGCCGGCGAAACCCCAGCATGCCCTTCAGCCGCGCCGCGGCCAGATCGATCTTCTCGCGATAGAGGGCGCGGTTGGCCTCGACATGGGTCTCGTCGTCCCACAGGGCGGCGCTGGCCTCCATGATCGGCAAGGGCATCCCCGCCGAGGCGTAGGCGCGCAGGCGCAAGAAGGCGTCGATCAGCGCCCGATCGCCGGCGATCAACCCCGAGCGCAGCCCGGCGCCATTGGAGCGCTTCGACAGGCTGTTAAGCACCAGCACGTTCTTCAGCGACCCGCCAAGGTCGCGGCAGGCCTCAAGGACGCCGGGCGGCGGCTGGTCGTCGTAGATCTCGCTATAGCATTCATCGGCGACCAGCACGAAGCCGTGGCGGCGCGCCAGCCCGACCAGGGTTTTCCACGACTCCAGGCTGACGATCGAGCCTTGCGGATTGGCCGGCGAGCAAACGAAGACGGCGGCGGCGCGCTCCAGGGTGGCGGCGGGCAGGCCGGCGATATCGGGCAGGAAATCCCCCTCTTCCGACCCGGGAACGGCCAGAATGGTCGCGCCGTTCATCCTGGCCGCGCCCAGATAGGGCAGATAAAGCGGATCGGGCATGACCACGAGCGGCCGCTCGCCAGCCTCGCCCCGGCCATCGGTCAGCACCTGGCCCAGCATGTACAACGCCTCGCGGGTGCCCGAGGCCGGGATCACCGCGTGCGGATCGATCATCGCGGCGGGCAGGCCATAGCGCCGGGTCAGCCAAGCGGTGACCGCCGCCTTCCAGCGCTCATTGCCGGCGGCGGGCGGATAGCGCCGCCATTGGTCGCCGTGACGGGCCAGTTCCAGGCCGGCCAGCGCCGGGGTCGGGTGTTGGGGCTCGCCCACCGACAGCGCCAGGGGATCGGCTCCGGGGGCGACCCCGGCCAGCAAGGTGGCCAGACGCTGGAACGGATAATCGGGCAGGGCGATGAGCCGGGGATTGATCATGGGGTGGTCCGCTACGGATCGGGGGCGCGAGACCCCGAACAAGGGACGGGCCCTCCCCGGGGGGTGTGGCCGAAAGAGTACGCGGCCACCCGGAAAGGGGCAAGCTCCGGTGCCATCGGTGGGCGATCCCTTTGGCCAAAAAGGGCGGACTCCCTGGACAAATCCGGCGGCGAACGCCATGTCTGAAGTATCGTTTCCCGGCGCTTCGCGCCTGTCCGGCCCCGCTTTCCCCCGGCCGATCCCCCGATTTCGATGGAGTACGGTGTGAGCGAACCCCTGTTGCGCGGCCTTGCCGCCGGCGATCCCCCTTCGGCCACTGGGCCGGTCACTGGGTCCGCCGATAAGGTCGCCGATGTTTTGATCGTCGGCGGTGGACTGGTCGGCGGAACCCTGGCCTGCGCCCTCGCCGAAAAAGGCGTCTCGGTGGTGGTGATCGATGGCGAGGATCCCGAGGCCCTGCTCGCCGCCGGCTATGACGGCCGCTGCTCGGCCATCGCCCTGGCCTGCCAGCGGTTGCTTGACACCATCGGCCTGTGGGATCTGCTGGGCGGTGAAAGCCAACCGATCCTCGACATCCGCGTCGTCGATGGCGGCTCGCCGCTGTTTCTCCATTACGCCCAGGCCGAGGCCCAGGGCCCGATGGGCTATATGGTCGAGAACCGGTTGCTGCGCCAAGCCATCCTGACCCGGCTTGGCCGGCTGCCCGCCGCCACCTTGCTCGCTCCGGCGCGCATGACCGCCCTGCGCCGCGACCTCGACGGCGTCAGCGCCACCTTGTCGGATGGCCAAACGGTGCGCGCCCGGCTGGTGGTCGGCGCCGATGGCCGGCGGTCCCAGGTGCGCGAGAGCGCCGGGATCGGCATCCGCACCCTGGGCTATGGCCAAACCGCCATCGTGCTGACGGTCGAGCACGAGCGTTCCCATCGCGGCTGCGCGGTGGAGCATTTCCTGCCCGCCGGTCCCTTCGCCATCCTGCCGATGCCCGGCAACCGCTCCTCGCTGGTCTGGACCGAGCGGAGCGATCTGGTGCCCGGCCTGCTCGCCCTGCCGGCTGAACACTTCCAGGCCGAATTAGAGCGGCGCTTTGGCGATCATCTGGGCTGGGTGCGTCCGGTCGGGCCGCGCTTTTCCTATCGGCTGACCCTGCAGGCGGCCAACCGCTATGTCGACCACCGGCTGGCCCTGGTTGGCGATGCTGCCCACGGCATGCATCCGGTGGCCGGTCAGGGCATGAACTATGGCCTGCGCGACGTGGCGGTGCTGGCCGAACGGCTGGTCGCCGCCCAGCGCCTTGGCCTTGACCCCGGCGCCCCCGCTCTGCTGGCCGAGTACGAGGCGCTGCGCCGCCCCGATAATTTGCTGATGCTGGCGATCACCGACGCCCTGGTTCGGCTGTTTTCCAATGATATCGCCCCCGTCGCCCTCGCCCGCCGCCTGGGCATCGGCGCCGTCGAGCGCATGGGGCCGCTCAAGCGGTTGTTCATGCGCCACGCCATGGGCACCTTGAAGCTGGGGCCCGAGCCGCCGCGCCTGATGCGTGGGGTTCCCTTGTAAGGTCGGGCCGGCCGAGATCCGTGGTCGCCGGTTCTTCCAGAAAAGCCGTTAGCGCCGTTTTTTAGATTACGCGCCGCACTCCGGGAACGAGGCGTAAAGCCGCCGAGATCGCGTAGCTCCCCGCGCACGCCCCCGCGCCAACGAGGGCGAATTTCGCCCACGGCGATGTGCTCCAGGTCGCCGCCCAGACGCTCAACGCCACGACCACGGGCGGGTGGACGATGAACGCGCCAAACGCGCCGCGCCCAAGCCAGTCCGTCAGCGGCGTCCGCCGCTGCGCCTCCCTTCGTCGCGCGGCCCACAGCAGGCCAAGAATCACTCCCCACGCGACAAAGGGGTCCCAAAGCGCATAGAAGAACGCGTTGAGAGTCCACCCGCCTTCAAACGCTCCCGCGTCGCTGCGTGTCAGCATCACGATCGGCAGCAGGAAAATCGCGATGGCCGAGACAATCATCCACGGTCGCGCGTCTTGCGCCGTAATGCGCTCCAACAGCCGCGAGCGCGCCGTCCTGCATCCGGCGGCGAACAGATAGAGGTAGCAAGGGACGTAGCCGAGTTGTAGCCACAGCACGTCCTTGCCCACAGGCACGGCGAGGCGCACGGCAAAAGAGGCGACGCCCAGCCCGACGGCGGTCAATGCCAGCGCGCGGGTCGAAGGCAGCGCGGGGAGCGGGGAAGTGGGCGCTTCATGCCCGCGCCGAACTCCCCGCCAAGCCGCATAGCCCACCGCGCATATCAACAACGCTTCCGCAAACCACAGTGGCCCCGGCCCGAATGCGCGCGCTACGATCATCTCTCCCCATCCGCGCCAGAACGGATGTCCTTGGCTGGTTCGCGCAATGGCGACGGTCAGCGGATACAACACAAAAAAGAACGCCAGAAGCGGCGCTCCGAGCCGCAACAGACGATCAGCCAGATAGCGCACGGCGCCCTTTCGCTCATAGGACCGAGGCGTGTAATAGCCCGCGAGCAAAAAGAACAAGCCCATGAAGTAGGCTTGGTTGATGGTGTTGAAAATCACGAAGAAGACATTCGACGCATTGGGCTCCTGACGCCAGAACCATCCGTCCGAACCGCCATAGACGATCGCGGTGTGATGCAAGATCACCAGCGTCGTCAGGGCGATGCGGATGCGATCAATGCCAACGTTGCGCTTAGAGTCGCTTGGTGATGGGCTGCTTCCGCTAAGCCTAGGAATAGGGAGGTCGTGCGGTGCCATCGCTGCTCTAACTTATTGAATTTGGATAAAAATTTCTATGTTAAAGGGTTTTCATTGAACGCGGTTTTATCTGGCTCGCTTAGAGTAGGCCCAGGTGTGGAGGCCGCCGTCCTGGAGATCATCGACGCTTGGCCGCGCGGCGTAATCGCCCAGGACCAGGGCGGCGATGATCCCGACAGGGCGGAGAGCTCAGCCCTTGGCGTCGTCGAAGCGGCGGGCCTCGTCGATCAGCATGATGGGAATGCCGTCGCGGATCGGGAAGGCCAGACCGGCGATATCATCGATCAGTTCCTGGGCTTGGGCATCGTAGCGCAGGGGATTTTGCGATCCCGGAGCCACCAGAAGCTCCAGCAGCTTGGGGTCGGTCGGGCGGGTGGTGGTCATCGGCATCGATCCTTTGGCGAGAACGCGGGGAGTGGGGAAAGCGGGGCGGGCCATTCTACTGGGTTGTGCCGCCCATTAAAGAGGAAGCCGCGCCGATGCGCAGCAGGCCGGTCAGCAGTTCGGCCCGTTGCGACGGGGTTTCGGCTTCCAGCAGCGCCTGCTTCTCGCTGGGCTCGAAGGGGCAGGCCATGGCCAGCGAATTGACCAGGGCCGGTTCGGGCACCTCTTCGATGGCTTTCCAGTTGAAACTCAGTTCGTGGCGGGCGGCATAGGCCTTCAGCGCCTCGAACAGCCCGGGGCGATCAAGACCCAGGGTGGCCGGCGGCGGAGTAAGGTCGTCGGCATAGGGGCCGTAATCGGCCTCGACCCGGCGATAGCCCTTATAGAGGGGCAATTCCTCCCCGACCAGGAAGCGGCTCACCCCTTCCAGGGTGACCAGCAGCCGGCCGTCATCGGTTTCGGCGAAGCGGACGATGCGCCCCAGGCAAGCCACCGAATAGAGCGGCGAGGGGTCCTCCTCGGGATCGCGGGGCTGGATCATGGCGAACATCCGTCCGGCGCCCAGGGCGTCGAAGGTCATTTCCAGATAGCGCGGCTCGAAAATATTGAGCGGCAGATGCCCGCCGGGAAGCAAAAGGGCTCCGGGCAGGGGAAAGACCGCCACCTCGCGTGGCAGGGCGGCAAAACGCGGCTGGAAGACGCTGGCACTCATCGCATACCCCTCCAACCGGGGTCCGGCGGCCCAGCCGCCGGTCGCCCCGGATTTCTGATCAGGAAAACAAGATGGAGCTTAGCTTGCGCCGACCGCCGACGGTCAAAGGGTGGGTATGGCCAAGGGCTTCCCAGAACTTCAGAAGCTGCTTGCGGGCGGCCTCCTCGTTCCAGGCGCGGTCGCGGCGGATGGACTCGAGCAGCAGATCCATCGCCGCCTCGGTATCGCCAGCGGCGAACAGCGCCACGGCCAGATCGATCGACGCCTGATGGTCGGCGGGATCGGCAGCGATCCGCGCGCGCAACTCGGCGGTCGGCCCGGCCTTCTCGGCCTGTTCGGCCAGATCGAGGACGCTTTTCAGGGCGATAATCTCGGCATGGCCGGCCAGGGCGGGCGGCAAACGGTTCAGAACCTCGCGGACCTCGTCGTTCGCGCCCTGGGCCAGCCGGCAGCGCAGGGCGCCGGCCATCGCCCGGGGATTGGCCTGATCTTGCTCGAGGACCTGCTGATAGATGTCGAAGGCGCTGTCGATGTCGCCCTGATCGCGCAGGGCGTCGGCCTGGGCCAGGGCCTCGTCGATAACGTCGCCGGCATTGCCGGTCAGGCGGTCGATGAAGGCTTTGACCTCGGCTTCGGGCAGGGCGCCCATGAAGCCATCGACCGGTCGGCCGTCGGCGAAGGCGTAAATGGTCGGCACCGACTGCAGGCGCAACTGGGCGGCCAACTCGCGGTTGGAGTCGATGTTGATCTTGACCAGGCGGACGGCGCCGGCGCGCTGGGTGACCAGGCGTTCGAGCAGGGCGGTCAGCGTGGCGCAGGCCGGCGACGACGGCGACCAGAAATCGACGATCACCGGAACCTCGCGGCTGGCCTCGATCACGTCGGCGGCGAAGCGCGGGGTATCGCTGTCCTTGACCAGCGCGCCCGAACCGCTACCGCTTTTGGGGGCGGTGGTCGCCTTGATCGGGGTGCCGCTGCCATCGAAGATCAGGGACATGGGGTATCTCGCCTCGCCTGGGGTGTTGAAAGACCGGAAAATTTCGGTGCCCCTTATGTGACGGGTCCGCCGCGCCGAAGCAAGGGGCGCGCGCAAGCGGGCCGGGGACGAAAAAAACCAAGCCCTCAAAAAAAAACGACAAGCCCCCGAAAATAGTGCTTGCGATCCCGATCTGGATCCGTATTATCCGCCTCCACCGCGCCACGGCGGCGGCCACCTCGGCCTCCACCACAGCCGGTACCCCCGTCCCTTCTTCAGGGGCGCAGGATGCGGGTGTAGCTCAGGGGTAGAGCACAACCTTGCCAAGGTTGGGGTCGTGAGTTCGAATCTCATCACCCGCTCCAGTTTCGGTAGCGATACCAAAGAATACCAAAAGGCGCCCTCCGGGGCGCCTTTTGCTTTTGGGCTTATCTTAGGTCAACGTCTTGTCCGGATGGCCGGGCCGTTTCAGGAGAGCGTGCGATGCCCGAGGTCGTGGCGCTTATCGGTATTCTTGGCGCCTTGCTGATCGGGGCGATCAGTCCCGGTCCCAGTTTCGTTCTGGTCTCGCGCCTCGCGCTGGCGCGCTCGCGGCGCGACGGCATCGCCGCCGCCCTGGGGATGGGGCTGGGCGGCGCGCTGTTCGGTACCATCGCCCTGCTCGGCCTCAACGCCCTGCTGGTCGAGGTTCCCTGGCTCAATGGCGCGCTGAAGCTGATCGGCGGCGGCTATCTTCTGATCCTCGCCCTGCGTATCTGGCGTGGGGCGGCGCAGCCGCTTGCCATTCCGGCGGCGGGAGCCGCCGTGGTCTCCGCCCCCGGCCGCTCCTTCGTCCTGGCCTTCGTCACCCAGATCAGCAATCCGAAAACCGCCGTCGTCTACGCCGGCATCTTCGCCGCCCTTCTGCCGGCCCATCCGCCGTTCTGGATGCTGGCGGCCCTGCCCCCCTTGATCTGCGTGGTCGAGGCCTCGTGGTATGTTCTGGTGGCCCTGGCCTTCTCGGCCAACCGGCCGCGCGCCCTTTATCTAAGCTCGAAACGGCGGATCGACCGCTGCGCCGGCGCCGTCATGGGCGCCTTGGGGGCAAGGCTGGTCGCCGAGGCGGTCTCGCCGCGATAAATGCGCCGAAGGCGCGCGGTCACGCGCCCCGGATCGCTTTTTCCGTGTTATCCTCCGCCGTCAGCAAGGACATTGCCGGAGCGAGGGGATGTGTGGTCGGTTCGCCTGCGTGACGGCGCCCGAGGCGCTGCAACGGCTTTTCGAGACGACGACGGACCGACGGACTTTTCCGCCGCGCTGGAATATCGCGCCCAGCCAGGATATCGCCGTCGTCCGCTTCAATCCCGAAAACGGCCAACGCGCGCTTGATCTGCTGCGCTGGGGGTTGATCCCCCATTGGGCCAAGGATCCGGGGATCGCCGCCAAGCTGATCAACGCCCGCGCCGAAACCCTGCTTGAAAAGCCGTCATTTCGCCAAGCGTTCCAGCGCCGGCGCTGCCTGATTCCCGCCGATCATTTCTATGAATGGGCCCCGGGCGCCAAGCCGCGCCAGCCCTATCTTATCAAGCCGAGCGCCGGCGGCCTCTTTTCCTTCGCCGGGCTTTGGGAAAACTGGCGGGCCGCCGATGGAACGTGGCTGCGCACGGTGACCATCATCACCACCACCGCCAACGCCGCGATGGCCGCCGTTCATGACCGCATGCCGGTGATCATCCCCCCTGGGTTCTGGCCGCTCTGGCTGGGCGAAGCGCCCGCCGCTCCCGCCGATCTGGCGGCGCTGCTTCAGCCGCCGCCGGCGGAGGCCATCACCCTGGTTGCGGTCGGCCCCGCGGTCAATTCGGTGGCCAGGGAGGGGCCCGAGGTGGCTGTCGCCCTGGCCTGAGGTGGGGGCCGCGGCAGTCTTGCGGATTCGCCAAAAGAGGTAGCATTTTACGAAAAATGCCGATAAATTTTTGGTATTTGTTTATAGAAATTAAGTACTATCGACGGTACGATCTGCCCGAGTCTTAGAAAGAGATAAGACTTTTGTCGGGGGTAGTTATATACAAATGGCGTCAATCAACTTTGGGGCGAAGAAAAAAACACTTTGTGGGCTCTGGTTATTCGCCGTTGTCCAACTCGCCATCGCCCCTCCCCTCGCCGCCCAACTCATGCAAAAGGATCAGGGCGATCCCCGCTATGTCGTGCGCGAGTATTTTCAGCAGGCTCTTCCCCAGGGCTGGTGGGCGACCGATCCCATGCGCGATCCCTGGGGGTGGAGCGTCGACCTTCACATCCCCGTCGACTGGCGGGGTAATCCCGCGTCCGCGGCGATGGCCCAGTGTCCGCCCCCCGAAAGCGACGTGTGGCTGGTCATCGAAAGTTTATCGATCCATCCCATCTGGAAGACCGCGCCTTGGGCAAGCT
The DNA window shown above is from Rhodospirillum rubrum ATCC 11170 and carries:
- a CDS encoding FtsK/SpoIIIE family DNA translocase yields the protein MADRTARSRLLPPAAIIALRSALLRVGGALVVLACTALAAALITYSPSDASFNTASGAPVGNALGAGGAVVADLALQWGGLAVIAPLLAVILWGLRLLAGQTLPGAWARTLGLILGTLLVAVAIDPITPPSEWPVTAGLGGFAGYLLRERVSIGLAVIGIEIDLGWLIGGLAGLLAFLCFQWVTAIRWRDYAATAGILLRTSGEAGTAAAPAASAKARAAAAAAGQGKRPGARKSPAEGAKPAKAEAQAGRREPRMGEAPDRATAAVTAGRPEDGRLAPSFGGEGDRRSGDAPLAAAPASRPLTIDTAPAVALAEPPSRPAPSRPGTPERGRPMGASIDAPPFALPALDLLASAETSRPLRVDEDALAENARMLEGVLSDFGVRGQIVKVRPGPVVTLYELDPAPGTKTSRVVGLADDIARSMSAISVRIAVVPGRSVIGIELPNAKREMVLLRELLSTPDFIRHPGSLILALGKDIGGTGVTVDLARMPHLLIAGTTGSGKSVAVNTMILSLLYRLSPQQVRFIMIDPKMLELSVYDGIPHLLTPVVTDPHKAVVALKWAVREMEERYRAMSQLGVRNIAGYNQKVGETAAKGGKLTRTVQTGFDAETGKPIYVEQDMDLQPLPFIVVIVDEMADLMLVAGKDVEGAIQRLAQMARAAGIHLIMATQRPSVDVITGTIKANFPTRISFQVTSRIDSRTILGESGAEQLLGQGDMLSMAAGGRITRVHGPFVADLEVEKICAHLRAQAQPDYLDAIIEDEEASAPAPVAGGVGEGESDGLYDQAVALVARERKASTSFVQRHLQIGYNRAARIIERMEAEGMVSRANHVGKREVLLPASADAYDDGADL
- a CDS encoding aminotransferase class I/II-fold pyridoxal phosphate-dependent enzyme, with the translated sequence MINPRLIALPDYPFQRLATLLAGVAPGADPLALSVGEPQHPTPALAGLELARHGDQWRRYPPAAGNERWKAAVTAWLTRRYGLPAAMIDPHAVIPASGTREALYMLGQVLTDGRGEAGERPLVVMPDPLYLPYLGAARMNGATILAVPGSEEGDFLPDIAGLPAATLERAAAVFVCSPANPQGSIVSLESWKTLVGLARRHGFVLVADECYSEIYDDQPPPGVLEACRDLGGSLKNVLVLNSLSKRSNGAGLRSGLIAGDRALIDAFLRLRAYASAGMPLPIMEASAALWDDETHVEANRALYREKIDLAAARLKGMLGFRRPPGGFFLWLDTTPWGETGEQATLRLWRDHGLKVLPGAYMTANPDAGDNPARNRLRLALVHDGPVVARALDRLVAASPH
- a CDS encoding UbiH/UbiF/VisC/COQ6 family ubiquinone biosynthesis hydroxylase, giving the protein MSEPLLRGLAAGDPPSATGPVTGSADKVADVLIVGGGLVGGTLACALAEKGVSVVVIDGEDPEALLAAGYDGRCSAIALACQRLLDTIGLWDLLGGESQPILDIRVVDGGSPLFLHYAQAEAQGPMGYMVENRLLRQAILTRLGRLPAATLLAPARMTALRRDLDGVSATLSDGQTVRARLVVGADGRRSQVRESAGIGIRTLGYGQTAIVLTVEHERSHRGCAVEHFLPAGPFAILPMPGNRSSLVWTERSDLVPGLLALPAEHFQAELERRFGDHLGWVRPVGPRFSYRLTLQAANRYVDHRLALVGDAAHGMHPVAGQGMNYGLRDVAVLAERLVAAQRLGLDPGAPALLAEYEALRRPDNLLMLAITDALVRLFSNDIAPVALARRLGIGAVERMGPLKRLFMRHAMGTLKLGPEPPRLMRGVPL
- a CDS encoding acyltransferase family protein, with product MAPHDLPIPRLSGSSPSPSDSKRNVGIDRIRIALTTLVILHHTAIVYGGSDGWFWRQEPNASNVFFVIFNTINQAYFMGLFFLLAGYYTPRSYERKGAVRYLADRLLRLGAPLLAFFFVLYPLTVAIARTSQGHPFWRGWGEMIVARAFGPGPLWFAEALLICAVGYAAWRGVRRGHEAPTSPLPALPSTRALALTAVGLGVASFAVRLAVPVGKDVLWLQLGYVPCYLYLFAAGCRTARSRLLERITAQDARPWMIVSAIAIFLLPIVMLTRSDAGAFEGGWTLNAFFYALWDPFVAWGVILGLLWAARRREAQRRTPLTDWLGRGAFGAFIVHPPVVVALSVWAATWSTSPWAKFALVGAGACAGSYAISAALRLVPGVRRVI
- a CDS encoding Trm112 family protein — its product is MTTTRPTDPKLLELLVAPGSQNPLRYDAQAQELIDDIAGLAFPIRDGIPIMLIDEARRFDDAKG
- a CDS encoding LON peptidase substrate-binding domain-containing protein, giving the protein MSASVFQPRFAALPREVAVFPLPGALLLPGGHLPLNIFEPRYLEMTFDALGAGRMFAMIQPRDPEEDPSPLYSVACLGRIVRFAETDDGRLLVTLEGVSRFLVGEELPLYKGYRRVEADYGPYADDLTPPPATLGLDRPGLFEALKAYAARHELSFNWKAIEEVPEPALVNSLAMACPFEPSEKQALLEAETPSQRAELLTGLLRIGAASSLMGGTTQ
- a CDS encoding thioredoxin family protein, translating into MSLIFDGSGTPIKATTAPKSGSGSGALVKDSDTPRFAADVIEASREVPVIVDFWSPSSPACATLTALLERLVTQRAGAVRLVKINIDSNRELAAQLRLQSVPTIYAFADGRPVDGFMGALPEAEVKAFIDRLTGNAGDVIDEALAQADALRDQGDIDSAFDIYQQVLEQDQANPRAMAGALRCRLAQGANDEVREVLNRLPPALAGHAEIIALKSVLDLAEQAEKAGPTAELRARIAADPADHQASIDLAVALFAAGDTEAAMDLLLESIRRDRAWNEEAARKQLLKFWEALGHTHPLTVGGRRKLSSILFS
- a CDS encoding LysE family translocator; amino-acid sequence: MPEVVALIGILGALLIGAISPGPSFVLVSRLALARSRRDGIAAALGMGLGGALFGTIALLGLNALLVEVPWLNGALKLIGGGYLLILALRIWRGAAQPLAIPAAGAAVVSAPGRSFVLAFVTQISNPKTAVVYAGIFAALLPAHPPFWMLAALPPLICVVEASWYVLVALAFSANRPRALYLSSKRRIDRCAGAVMGALGARLVAEAVSPR
- a CDS encoding SOS response-associated peptidase, which encodes MCGRFACVTAPEALQRLFETTTDRRTFPPRWNIAPSQDIAVVRFNPENGQRALDLLRWGLIPHWAKDPGIAAKLINARAETLLEKPSFRQAFQRRRCLIPADHFYEWAPGAKPRQPYLIKPSAGGLFSFAGLWENWRAADGTWLRTVTIITTTANAAMAAVHDRMPVIIPPGFWPLWLGEAPAAPADLAALLQPPPAEAITLVAVGPAVNSVAREGPEVAVALA